From one Grus americana isolate bGruAme1 chromosome 32, bGruAme1.mat, whole genome shotgun sequence genomic stretch:
- the LOC129198423 gene encoding class I histocompatibility antigen, F10 alpha chain-like isoform X3 — protein MGPGGALGLGLLLGVLGGAASELHSLQYFHIGVSEPSPGVPQFVSVGYVDGNLISRYDSETGKTVPGADWMRDNLDQWYWDGQTQIGQNNQKVNRVNLDTARDRYNQSGGAHTLQRMYGCDLLEDGSTRGYWQDAYVGRDFIAFDMDTMTFTAADAAAQITKRKWEADGTVAERQKHYLQNTCVEWLRKYVSYGQAVLEKKERPTVRVSGQETPGILTLHCRAYGFYPRPITVSWLKDGEVRDHETERGSITPNSDGTYYTWASITARPEEKDKYRCRVEHASLPEPGLFAWESESNLLAIVLGVIVAILAVIAIIAGVVILKQRSGKKGYGMASTP, from the exons atggggccgggcggggcgctggggctggggctgctgctgggggtccTCGGCGGGGCAGCGAGCG AGCTCCATTCCCTGCAGTACTTCCACATTGGGGTGTCAGAGCCCAGCCCGGGGGTGCCCCAGTTCGTGTCCGTGGGGTACGTGGACGGGAACCTCATTTCACGCTACGACAGCGAGACAGGGAAGACGGTGCCTGGGGCGGACTGGATGAGGGACAACCTGGATCAGTGGTACTGGGACGGGCAGACCCAGATTGGACAGAACAATCAGAAGGTTAACCGTGTGAACCTGGACACAGCGCGGGACCGCTACAACCAGAGCGGGG GGGCTCACACGCTGCAGCGCATGTACGGCTGTGACCTCCTGGAGGATGGTAGCACCAGGGGGTATTGGCAGGACGCCTACGTCGGGAGGGACTTCATCGCCTTTGACATGGACACGATGACGTTCACTGCGGCGGACGCAGCAGCGCAAATCACCAAGAGGAAGTGGGAAGCGGACGGGACTGTCGCTGAGCGACAGAAGCACTACCTGCAGAACACCTGCGTTGAGTGGCTGAGGAAATACGTGAGCTACGGGCAGGCCGTGCTGGAGAAGAAAG AGCGCCCCACGGTCCGAGTGTCGGGGCAGGAGACCCCCGGGATCCTGACCTTGCACTGCCGCGCTTACGGCTTCTACCCGCGGCCCATCACCGTCAGCTGGCTGAAGGACGGCGAGGTCAGGGACCACGAGACCGAGCGGGGCAGCATCACGCCCAACAGCGACGGCACCTACTACACCTGGGCCTCCATCACGGCCCGCCCGGAGGAGAAGGACAAGTACCGGTGCCGCGTGGAGCACGCCAGCCTGCCCGAGCCCGGGCTTTTTGCGTGGG AGTCGGAGTCCAACCTGTTGGCCATCGTGTTGGGCGTGATTGTTGCCATCCTGGCTGTCATCGCCATCATCGCTGGAGTCGTCATTTTGAAGCAGAGATCAG ggaagaagggcTACGGCATGGCGTCAA CCCCGTAG
- the LOC129198427 gene encoding C-type lectin domain family 2 member B-like: MGQGEEEAFPCTSRNMEEPLGPQDEEASSHTEVPGYPDKRTHRRVLGKRCGPYLAYVLVVVVVLALAAALPVQSAGRHEGCPTPVLACPDDWVGYRNICYYLSNEEGSWEWSQEWCSSHGASLAVLQREWEMEFLLRLKGNTDVWLGLRRQGERLEWVDGSSFNQRIPVQGQEPCLFLKDHDLWSSSCSKQRPYVCSKASVLMGTT, translated from the exons ATGGGacaaggggaggaggaggcattCCCCTGTACCAGTAGGAACATGGAGGAGCCCCTGGGTCCCCAGGACGAAGAGGCATCCTCCCACACAGAGGTGCCTGGGTATCCAGACAAAAGGACACACAGAAGAGTTCTGG GCAAGCGGTGCGGTCCCTATCTAGCGTACGTCCTGGTGGTGGTTGTGGTCCTAGCTTTGGCTGCCGCTCTTCCTGTACAATCAG caGGGAGACATGAAGGCTGTCCAACTCCGGTGCTGGCCTGTCCTGACGACTGGGTTGGGTATCGCAACATCTGCTACTACCTCTCGAATgaggaggggagctgggagTGGAGCCAGGAGTGGTGCTCCTCACACGGGGCCTCGCTGGCTGTGCTCCAGAGGGAGTGGGAAATG GAGTTTCTCTTGCGCCTCAAGGGCAACACTGATGTCTGGCTTGGGCTGCGGAGACAAGGCGAGCGCCTGGAGTGGGTGGATGGCAGCAGCTTCAACCAGAG GATCCCGGTGCAGGGCCAAGAACCGTGTTTGTTCCTGAAGGACCATGATCTCTGGAGTTCAAGCTGCTCAAAGCAACGGCCTTATGTGTGCAGCAAGGCCTCAGTTCTGATGGGAACCAcgtga
- the LOC129198423 gene encoding class I histocompatibility antigen, F10 alpha chain-like isoform X2, translated as MGPGGALGLGLLLGVLGGAASELHSLQYFHIGVSEPSPGVPQFVSVGYVDGNLISRYDSETGKTVPGADWMRDNLDQWYWDGQTQIGQNNQKVNRVNLDTARDRYNQSGGAHTLQRMYGCDLLEDGSTRGYWQDAYVGRDFIAFDMDTMTFTAADAAAQITKRKWEADGTVAERQKHYLQNTCVEWLRKYVSYGQAVLEKKERPTVRVSGQETPGILTLHCRAYGFYPRPITVSWLKDGEVRDHETERGSITPNSDGTYYTWASITARPEEKDKYRCRVEHASLPEPGLFAWESESNLLAIVLGVIVAILAVIAIIAGVVILKQRSGKKGYGMASSTDGGSGSSAQVMNA; from the exons atggggccgggcggggcgctggggctggggctgctgctgggggtccTCGGCGGGGCAGCGAGCG AGCTCCATTCCCTGCAGTACTTCCACATTGGGGTGTCAGAGCCCAGCCCGGGGGTGCCCCAGTTCGTGTCCGTGGGGTACGTGGACGGGAACCTCATTTCACGCTACGACAGCGAGACAGGGAAGACGGTGCCTGGGGCGGACTGGATGAGGGACAACCTGGATCAGTGGTACTGGGACGGGCAGACCCAGATTGGACAGAACAATCAGAAGGTTAACCGTGTGAACCTGGACACAGCGCGGGACCGCTACAACCAGAGCGGGG GGGCTCACACGCTGCAGCGCATGTACGGCTGTGACCTCCTGGAGGATGGTAGCACCAGGGGGTATTGGCAGGACGCCTACGTCGGGAGGGACTTCATCGCCTTTGACATGGACACGATGACGTTCACTGCGGCGGACGCAGCAGCGCAAATCACCAAGAGGAAGTGGGAAGCGGACGGGACTGTCGCTGAGCGACAGAAGCACTACCTGCAGAACACCTGCGTTGAGTGGCTGAGGAAATACGTGAGCTACGGGCAGGCCGTGCTGGAGAAGAAAG AGCGCCCCACGGTCCGAGTGTCGGGGCAGGAGACCCCCGGGATCCTGACCTTGCACTGCCGCGCTTACGGCTTCTACCCGCGGCCCATCACCGTCAGCTGGCTGAAGGACGGCGAGGTCAGGGACCACGAGACCGAGCGGGGCAGCATCACGCCCAACAGCGACGGCACCTACTACACCTGGGCCTCCATCACGGCCCGCCCGGAGGAGAAGGACAAGTACCGGTGCCGCGTGGAGCACGCCAGCCTGCCCGAGCCCGGGCTTTTTGCGTGGG AGTCGGAGTCCAACCTGTTGGCCATCGTGTTGGGCGTGATTGTTGCCATCCTGGCTGTCATCGCCATCATCGCTGGAGTCGTCATTTTGAAGCAGAGATCAG ggaagaagggcTACGGCATGGCGTCAA GCACGGACGGGGGATCTGGCAGCTCGGCCCAAG TGATGAACGCCTAA